The DNA segment CCCCTTCCAGTTGCGGGACTAGCCGCTCCTGAGGGAAAGCGCGGGTGATAATTTCTTTCGCTAGGCTGTATCCTGACATCCCTAATAGAAGCTGCTAACTATTTGATGGATATTTGTGGAACAATTTCTCCAAAACAATGTTAGGCGATCGTTTCAGAATCCATCTTAGCAAAAGGGATGGCTAAGCCAGTACCAAGACAATGTGAACAAGCTTCCGAAAAATCTGCTTGGCTTTTGTAGAGATTTATATTTGCAGCCGAGTAGATACTTTGTAAGGAGTCATGTTGAGATGCACTCGCTCTATCTGAAAAGACTGATGCTTTTAACTAGCATTTTTTTGCTTACGCTGTCCAGTTGCACCAAACAGCCTAGGGAAACCTTGCTAACGCCGTCAGTTGAAGCAAGCGCGACACCTCTTAGTCGTGTAGAACAGCCCAGTAGTGTAGAACAGCGATCGCCTGCCTCAACCGGAAATCTACTCTCTCCAGGACAAGTGGCAAAATTAACAAAATTACCGATTCCAATCGTCGCTCCGACCTATGTTCCAAAAGGCTTTCGACTTATCAGCGCTGATGGGGCTAGCGTGAAGTATGCCAATGGAGGTGATGATACAGGATATTCGATCGCCTACGAAGGAGAAGATGGCACTTGTTTTGCGATCGCTTCCTCAAAAGATAGCCCCCGCAAATTGAAGCAGATTGGGGAAGTGGAATCTGTGGTTGGCGCTGTGAAAATGTATGAGGAAACCTATGAAGGAAGAAGTTCTATACAAAGTTTCATTCCTGTCAAAGGCAATCCCGTGATGATTTCCCCAGTTTGGCAGTTGAATTCAGCAACGGGTAGCCATGAGTTCTGCAAAGCCCTCAATCGCGCTGAATATGAACACATTCTCAAATCGATGGAGTTGGTGAAGTAAATATCGCGGTAGTTCTTAAAACCATCAATAATAGACAGCGATCGCCTCAAACCCATCTCATCGATCAAAATAGGCTACGACATTTGCTGCTGTGATAAATCCGTTAGTGGTAATAGTCAATTTCGTTAATGAATTCACAGTATTCGGTGGGAACGGTTCTCACTCGTGGTCTGCCAAGAACCGTATCAGAAACTTGCCCATACCAAATAGCGTAATGGTCTTCCGGAATGTTTTCATCATCTGGAAGCCCCACGATAATCCCAACGGAGCCACCTACATTGACGAATTTTCCGAGCACATCCTTCTCGTTCATAGATAACGCCTAACAGTGAAAACTAACAACGGCAAGTAACCTTTGCGACCTAAACCAAGAAGCAATGTTTTGATTCTAATCCGCAGTGACTTATCATTCAGCTTAAGCAGAAGTTTTCCCAAGAAGAAAGCGTGGTAGATCTTCTTCAGAAAGCCATTTTCGGCATATGTTCAGTGTGTTTAGCCATTCGTCTACAAACAAGTTTTCCTTGTGCGAATGTTCGTTACGATATCCCACACTGAGATTAACGCCAGTAATCTCTCGGCACAACGTGACAATATCAGTATAGGCAAAGCGATCGGGCTCTGTATACCCGGTCATACGCTGCACATAGTCCCGAAATTTATCTGTGCCAACCGAGTAACATTTAAAGTCTGAGCCATGCCGACGATCCAGTTGGATCATAAATTGGTGTTGAGTATTAATCTCGTCTGCAATATCAGAATTTTTTGGATCACTCATCAACCAACTACTTCCTAAACCTCCTGCTTCCTCGCCATCAGTTATTAATAGTGAATGACCTAAGTCTTTAAGCAACCACAATATTGCACATCCTGCTCTGTCATCAGCTCCAATCCCATAGACTGAGCTTGAAGATTGAAAAACACCGTTGGAGAAAATCAGCTCATGTTTTGCATTTTCAGGTATTTCAATAGAATTATCCCAAACTGTATCAGCATGAGCCACCAGCAAAACTTTATCCTTTCGCTGTCCTCGGATGTAAAGAAATCGCTCTGGCCGCTCACCTCGAAAAACGATCTCCTTATCGGGAATACTTAGAAAGTATTGAAAAATAGGTTCTGAATTTTCTAATGGAACTTCTAGAAACTTTTTAAGAATTTCAATATCGTTCATTCTTGAAAGTTAGAAACTTTTGCAGAGTTTGCATTCCTAATATAACCGCAATTTGCAGTAGAGCCGACACAGCGCATCTTCCATGCTAATCTCGACTTTAGTTGTCTAGTGCGATCGCTGATGGGTAGCCAATCTAAAGCTAAAACCATTTTTATCCTTGCCTCTATGGTGGGCTGGCTCATTGTGGGTGCAGCACTGATATATCTTTTTCCCGTAATTGCAGATCTAGTTGTCTCCTCGGAGCGCACCCATCTTTGGATGAAAACTCTCAGCCGTGGTGATTACAACCCTATGTTGGCGGAACTTGGAGGAGGGGCTGCTCTCATTATTACCGTAGCGGCGAATATTATCTGGTATCAGCGGTTTGAAGGAAAGCTGTAGGGTGTATGTCTGCCAATTCGCCATCTCCCCATTTTTCGTGTCGCTTCTATTGGTTGGCGATCGCCAATCTCCCTTCTAATTTGATGGAGCTATTGCAAGCTCTTGGGCTAGGCGATCGCTTATGTTTTCGTGTGAGGGCGATCGCGGCATGTAATAGTGCAGCAATCGATCAAGTTCATCCAAAACTTTTCTCCAAAGCACCCACAAGACAATCTACGTCTGCTTCGTAGAATCCTGACGAAGTTAAACAATTTATCTCAATGATCTTTGGTCCGTTTGGTGTTGTGGCTATATCTATCACGAATGCCCTGTCAGGTTGCCACACTTGCGCGGCAGACTCAGCAAAAGCCCTTGCCTCTTCATCGCAATCTTGAGAATAACGTAGATGGTCTCCAGCTTTGTAAAGCGAACCTGTGATCACTTGCCCGTCAATTACAAAGAACCTGTATTCTTCATAGATCAGTTTTGGTGTTGCTGACAAAACGAGAGTTTCAGGTGTCAACGTAGCATAGCCATCGGAAATACCGAATATTTGTTCTTGCCAAGCTTGCAACTTATCAGGCTCAATAATGAAACCCGCAAAAGTTTTGTGGTCAGAGCAAGGTCGCACAAAAATAGGTTCTTTAGGGTCAAGTTTACCGAATTCTTCGATAGTGCCATCCTCATTCAGAAGCAGCCCTTTATACGCTTCCTTCCATACAGAAAAGTCAAAGTTATCATTAAGGAACGCACCGGGCTTCCAGCCTCGCTCCATAGCAATTTTCGAGAGCGCCGTTGAGCCGGAAACGATGACAGCGTCCTCAGTGATATGCGGTTCTGATACAAAGTCATGGGAAAATGGAATTATCTTGATGATCTCAAAAGGTAGCGATCTTAAATTAATCGCCTGAAGCAACCTTTCAAAACCAATCTCATTCTTTAAGTTTTCCTGAATAACCCAAAACATTCGGTCTCATCCTTAATGAAATTATTTAAATTCTGTAGATGTTTGCCTAACTATTAATTAGGTATAGTTTTCCTCTCTGAATCTATCCTTTAAAAATTGGGTTCTACCGAGTAGCTTCCATTGATGTCTACCAATCTATCAACTACTGATTTTCTACGTCGTTTTTCTCGGTTGGCGATCGTCAATATCCTTTCTAATTTGATGGTGCCATTGGCAGGATTAATAGATGTCGCCTTTTTGGGTCATTTAGCCGAGATTCAACATTTGGCAGGAGTGGCATTGGCGACAGTATTGTTCAACTATCTCTATTGGACCTTTGGCTTTCTCCGCATGGGCACCACTGGGATGACTGCTCAAGCCATTGGACGGGGCGATCGCGATTCAGCCCTCCTAGTGGGTTTGCGGCATGGATTAGTAGCTTTAGGGATAGGGCTAGTAATTCTCCTTTTACAGTTGCCATTGAGAGCCATTGGATTTACTCTGCTCAGTGCCACAGCAGAGGTCAAACTCGCGGGCCAAGCTTATTACAACGCCTTAATTTGGGGCGCTCCAGCCACACTGATTAACTTTGTGCTCATCGGTTGGTTTTTAGGGCGAGAGCAGAGTGGCAAGGTTCTGTTACTCTCTGCCATTAGCAACCTGACGAATTCCTTCATGGATTATTTCTTTGTGGTGCGTTGGGGCTGGGAAAGTGCAGGAGCAGGATATTCTACCGCCTTAAGCCAATATCTCATGTTATTCACTGGCATGTGGCTTGTATGTCGAGAGTTCCGTTGGTCGCAGATACAGGCGATCGCCCCTAAAATTTGGGAACCTATCGCCCTTAAAGCAGCCTTCACCCTGAATCGTGAAATTCTCATCCGCACCTTTGTACTGATTTCTACCTTCGCTGTTTTTACCAATCTCAGTTCTACCTTTGGCACCAACGTTTTGGCAACCAATACGGTCCTGCTGCAAGTGGTAACGCTGGCGGCTTACTTTATTGATGGTCTCGCCTTTGCCACCGAGAGCTTGGCAGGAATCTTTCGGGGTCAAGGCACCAACGAGCAATTACGGTTGTTGCTGTGCATCTCTGGTGGAACCAGTTTCGTGTTTGGGTTAGGATTTGCGATCGCCTTTATCCTCAATCCCAATCTCTTTTTTGGACTACTCACCAACCACAGAGATGTTCTAGAGCGCATCAATCAATATGTGGTGTGGCTGTTACCTGTCCTAGCTTTTGGCTCGATTGCTTATATGCTGGATGGCTATTTTATTGGCTTAACGGAAGGGAAAATACTGCGGCAGTCAGTCGTCGTAGCGACTCTAGTTGGGTTTGCACCTGTGGCGATCGCGGCTTGGTACTTGCAGAACAGTCATTTGTTGTGGCTAGCTTTGGCTTTGTTTATGGTCGTGCGGGCAGTGACATTGGGTCAGCAAGTTCCTGCGTCTCTGCGCTCAGTTGAGAAATTGAAAGGCTGCTGATTGTTCGGCAGGTTGGATTGAACTTTGCGAAACCCAACCCACCGAAAGCGATCGCCAATACACCAATATAAAATTTATCTGGATAAACTTCCTATACTCAAAGGCACCATCTCTCCTTTGGTGGTAAAGCCTAATAACATTGCTTCTTGCGGTCGAATTACCTTGCCTGTCAGAGCGCAGCGTTCTTCCTGTTGAGCTGTGGCATCGACGCTGGCCCGAATATCTGAGAGTGCAATTTGGGGCTGAGAGTTACCAGATTTCTGCTGGACAAAATCCCACAAAATATCCCGAATCAATGCCTGATAGCCTTGATTGCCTGACAATTCTTTCAGGTGCTCTTTTAGCTCCCGTTCCAAACGAATGCTGGTAACTTCCATTTCGGTGGTGGGGGTGCGAGTAATCGTATGCATGATTTTTTTCCTCCAAGATCTGGACATGCTTGTAATACAAGTGTAGTATGTAAACAGTCAAATGCAAATTTATCGGTTGAGCGAGTCTTCAGTGAGTCTTTTACCCACCACCCACAATCCACGGCATACGGCCAATTGCATCAGCAGTTGGAACCCGAGCAACATGCCCGTGGAATTTTTGTTTGCGGCAGGCTATGGCCTATCGATAACAGAAACGGGGGTAGGCAAAGGATTGGCAGGATCGCAACGAGCATTTGATGGCATTAATGATCAGCTTGGCCTCCAAAACGAGGTAGAGCTACGAAGCGGGAGGTACAGGTGAGAGATGCTGTACCCATACAAAACTAGAAAACCCACCAGTAGTGTTTTCCAGCCCCCGCTTCTACCCAGCAGAAGTGGGGGTTTTTAGTATGAGGAGTCAAACCGTGAGGATGACAACGAGTGTTTTAGATCAATCGGTGGTGGTGTTCTCCAAGAACTACCTCCCCCTCAGCCGCATCAATATCAAGCGGGCAATTTCCCTCTTGGTCATCGGCAAAGCAGAACCGATGCTCTTAGAAGATACAGCAGAAGATACGGCAGGTTGGCAAGTTCGTTCTCCCAACGCGATCTTTTATGTACCTAATCACATTCGCCTCACGGTTGCCAGTACAGAACGGCTCTGGAAAATTCCTGCTGTGAGTCGCAGAGAGATATTGCGGCGAGACCACCACACCTGCCAGTACTGCGGCAGCACAAAGCGTCTGACGATCGACCACATTCTTCCCCGATCAAAAGGCGGAAAACACACTTGGGACAACGTAGTTATAGCCTGCGAACGGTGTAATCAGCACAAAGGAGACCGCACTCCCCATGAAGCAGGCATGACCCTCCGAACTAAACCCAAAGCGCCTATCCATCCCACAATCGCCTTTGCCGAACAGTTCTGGCAAGCCCACACTGACTAGAACAGAGGAATCGCATCCTCGCCCTTAATGGTATGCACCAGAGGAAACCTCCATGCTGAAACTCACCTACACTGACATGGGTTTGTACTTAGAGCGGCTAGCTCAATCGCCCGAAGAGCTAGTAGCCCGACGTGCCATCTTAGCGCTACGGATGTCTCAGAACTTGCATCTGGAACCCAGCCGAGCTGCCTTTTTGCTGCCTGCGGATCTCCCTGAGTTACCAATACTAGAAGCTGCAATTCGGCGAGAAGGAAAGGCGATCGCGCTCTGCTCAGTCTGTGATGACTACGTTGAGGTCAGCTTGCGCGGTATGTGGATCGCCCCAGAAGTCGATGCTCATGAAGGTATCTTCGTTGCCGTAATGAGCGATCGCCTAGAGTTTCTACTCCACAAGCTCTGGCAAGTCAGCCAAACGCAAGTTTCGTTCTTGTTATGAGCGGCTGGTCTAAACCAACAGCAAAGCTAAATTTGTGCGATTAGAGAGGATAGATGGCTACCCTCTCTAATTTTTTGCTCTCTTTTTTCAGCTCCTAGAATATGCAGTGCCAACTTTGCGATCGCTAATGCTACCGAAGCAACGCCAAAATCAAAGCTGCTATTAACAAACTCATCAACATGATCAGAGGGATATAGCTAGAATGTTTTGCTGGGTTAGCAGTTGAGAAAAGCTGCTTGTCTAATACAACGCAATCAATCCACTCACCTCCCTCAGCCCGAAAGCCAGCTTTGCGAAGTAGCTTGTAGCCTCTGGCTTGATAAAAAGCAACAGCTGTGAGCGATGAGATGACCCAAATGGAGGGATATCTTTTTTCGGTCGCGGCTGCTTCTAGTGCTTGTAAAATTTGAGTTCCAATCCCCTGTCGAGCAAACTGAGGATGGGTATAAACTGCGGTAATTTGTGGTCTCTGCGTTGACAAACCAGAGAAACCGACTAGCTCACCTGCGGACTCCGCCAGAAAGATCACCTCATCGCGTCCCCGCCAAGCTGCTTGTCCTGTAACCAATGCCTGAATTTGCTGGGCATTGTAGTTAGCAGAACTGAGGATTTCTAGAGCTTGGGTTTGTAACTCAATCACGCGATCGAGGTCTTCTGGTCGAGCTAGACGGATCTGGATGTCCATGCAGTAGTGAGACTGATAATATTTGTACTGCCGAGTTTTAGAGGGAGGGTAATAGTCTCATCGGAGGTTGGCGTCGCGACGCGATCGCTGAGTTTTTTAAGTACTATTCAGCACCAATTTAGATAGTCACTACCATCTACCTGCGATTGATTGTGGAAGCTCACCCTAAAATTCCCGGAACATTAATGTAACTAGCAATACCACTGAATTGATTTTGTTTTTTGGCGATCGCTCTCTGTACCAATCCATTGCTGCACGTTGACAGTCGCATCTATTTTGGCTTCTAAATCTGTCAACGTTTGAGGCGCATCCGGTGAGGCTAGGTAATGATGTACCGTTTTAAACCTACGACCCATTTGGAAAGAAGTAATCGCCGAAGGAGCGTCCGTAGAGCCGCCTTCATATCGATCTTGCAAGTTGAAGTATTGCATCCGCTGAAATTCCAGCATTAGTTGTCTAGCCTTCAGGGGGCTGATTCGAGTAGTTTTAATTCCCTTAACTTTGACGAACTGATTCCCTTCATAAATAACTCTGCCATCAGCGTAGATAGTTAGCTTGTACATTGGGCAGAACCCAAAACAAGCGGTTCGCTCTAGAGTAACCACAGATTGCCGAACTCCACGGCGAGGTTGCGAGAAGAGTTGAGCTGACAAAGTTGAATCGTCAGCTATTAAGAACGGAGACATAGCAGCAGACGTAGCTAAAGCATTGGGGCTTAAGGCTAGCAGCAAACCCAGACTCAAAAACATTGGGAATCGCATTACAGTTCCTCCATTAAAGCGATCGCTACTGATTAAGAATCCGTTTCGCGCTTGCACGTTCCGCCCGATAGGCTGCTCTAAATGGATAAATTTGGTAACGAGATTGTGGCCAGCTAATGAAGCGATCGCCCAGCAAGGGCATAGTTCAACCTACTCGCTTTACTTCAGCTCTTGCTATAAGTAACTAAGTAACCAGGAAGCATCTGCGATCGGCGATGTTTGCTAGCAATTAAGGCGAGGGGAGTAGCAGAGGATGGCAGCCAACATCAAAGTCGCTTTGGTGCATGACTACCTGCGTGAGTATGGAGATGCAGAGCGGTTGCTCCAGGTTATCCATCGTCTTTATCCAGACGCACCACTTTACACGGCTTTTGTGGACTATCAGCAATTAGGCACTGAGGCAAAACGCTTTGCAGGCTGGGATATGCGGACCACATTTGCCCAAAAGCTACCTGGCATTGCTCATCCTCATCGCTGGAGGGGCTTGCTTCCCTACCTCTGGGAAAACAT comes from the Trichocoleus sp. FACHB-46 genome and includes:
- a CDS encoding ATP-grasp domain-containing protein encodes the protein MFWVIQENLKNEIGFERLLQAINLRSLPFEIIKIIPFSHDFVSEPHITEDAVIVSGSTALSKIAMERGWKPGAFLNDNFDFSVWKEAYKGLLLNEDGTIEEFGKLDPKEPIFVRPCSDHKTFAGFIIEPDKLQAWQEQIFGISDGYATLTPETLVLSATPKLIYEEYRFFVIDGQVITGSLYKAGDHLRYSQDCDEEARAFAESAAQVWQPDRAFVIDIATTPNGPKIIEINCLTSSGFYEADVDCLVGALEKSFG
- the gntT gene encoding guanitoxin biosynthesis MATE family efflux transporter GntT, encoding MSTNLSTTDFLRRFSRLAIVNILSNLMVPLAGLIDVAFLGHLAEIQHLAGVALATVLFNYLYWTFGFLRMGTTGMTAQAIGRGDRDSALLVGLRHGLVALGIGLVILLLQLPLRAIGFTLLSATAEVKLAGQAYYNALIWGAPATLINFVLIGWFLGREQSGKVLLLSAISNLTNSFMDYFFVVRWGWESAGAGYSTALSQYLMLFTGMWLVCREFRWSQIQAIAPKIWEPIALKAAFTLNREILIRTFVLISTFAVFTNLSSTFGTNVLATNTVLLQVVTLAAYFIDGLAFATESLAGIFRGQGTNEQLRLLLCISGGTSFVFGLGFAIAFILNPNLFFGLLTNHRDVLERINQYVVWLLPVLAFGSIAYMLDGYFIGLTEGKILRQSVVVATLVGFAPVAIAAWYLQNSHLLWLALALFMVVRAVTLGQQVPASLRSVEKLKGC
- a CDS encoding HNH endonuclease; the encoded protein is MTTSVLDQSVVVFSKNYLPLSRINIKRAISLLVIGKAEPMLLEDTAEDTAGWQVRSPNAIFYVPNHIRLTVASTERLWKIPAVSRREILRRDHHTCQYCGSTKRLTIDHILPRSKGGKHTWDNVVIACERCNQHKGDRTPHEAGMTLRTKPKAPIHPTIAFAEQFWQAHTD
- a CDS encoding alr0857 family protein: MLKLTYTDMGLYLERLAQSPEELVARRAILALRMSQNLHLEPSRAAFLLPADLPELPILEAAIRREGKAIALCSVCDDYVEVSLRGMWIAPEVDAHEGIFVAVMSDRLEFLLHKLWQVSQTQVSFLL
- a CDS encoding GNAT family N-acetyltransferase; this translates as MDIQIRLARPEDLDRVIELQTQALEILSSANYNAQQIQALVTGQAAWRGRDEVIFLAESAGELVGFSGLSTQRPQITAVYTHPQFARQGIGTQILQALEAAATEKRYPSIWVISSLTAVAFYQARGYKLLRKAGFRAEGGEWIDCVVLDKQLFSTANPAKHSSYIPLIMLMSLLIAALILALLR
- a CDS encoding DUF6438 domain-containing protein; the protein is MRFPMFLSLGLLLALSPNALATSAAMSPFLIADDSTLSAQLFSQPRRGVRQSVVTLERTACFGFCPMYKLTIYADGRVIYEGNQFVKVKGIKTTRISPLKARQLMLEFQRMQYFNLQDRYEGGSTDAPSAITSFQMGRRFKTVHHYLASPDAPQTLTDLEAKIDATVNVQQWIGTESDRQKTKSIQWYC